The bacterium sequence CCTCCTGGCGGGTGGCGCGCAGCATCTCGAGCCGCCGGCCGCGGGTGTCGGCCGGGCCGCCGGACGGGGCTTCGGTCAGGCCCCCGCGCGCCGGCGCGTCCAGCAGCAGCCACTGCCGCTCCGCCGCCCCGCCGGCCAGCTCCCGCTGCCCCGCCATGGTCTCCTCGCGGTCGCGTCGCGCCTCGGCGGCGGCCCCGAGCAGGGCGGTGAAGTCCATCTCGCGGTCGCCGCGGCTGGTGCGGCCGGAGTCCTCGAGGTCCCGCTCGACGTCCGCGAGCTGCAGGTCGTGCCGGCGGAAGCGCGTGATGGTGTACTGGGAGAGGTCGCGGTCTTCCGGCAGGTCGTGGATCTCGCCGTCGTACAGCTCGATCCGCATCGCGTTGCGGTCGTGCAGGGGCACGATCAGGCCGCGCGCGGCGGTGGTCATCGTCGGGGAGGTGTCGCCGGGCCCGCTGCGCTCCAGCAGGACGATGTCCAGGATCTCGTTTGTCTTCTCGTTCTTTTCCTTGACGTAGATGGTGGTGAGGTCGTTGAGGTCCGTGAACATCTGCTCGCGGATCTCCATCATCGGTCTTTTGTGTTTGATGTCGTACAGGAGGTTGGCTAGCCTGTGGTTCGACTCCGGGAAGACGTAGTGGTTGTAGGCGGTCAGGCCGGCCGCCACCAGCGCGGCGCCGAACAGCAGGGGCCGCAGGATGGCGTAGAGCCCCACGCCGCTCGCCTTCATGGCCGTGATCTCGTGGTCCGTGGCGAGCTGGCCGATACCCATCAGGACCCCGATCAGGACCGCCATGGGCACGGATAATGCAAACGTGTAACCCAGGCTCAACAGAAGCACTTCCGTGGCCACCACGAACGGCACGCCCTTGGTGACGAACAGATCGACGTAGCGGTACAGGTTGTCGATGATCAGCACGAAGGTGATCACGAAGAAGCCGAACACGAAGGGTCCGGCGGTGGCGCGCAGCAGATGCCGTTGGAGCAGGATCATGGTGGTCGCCGCGGCCGCTCCTGTCGCCTGAAGGGGGCGGCCTGACTCCTTTCGAGGACGATCGAGGGCGCCTGGTTCGTACCGGGAACCCGCAGTGTAGCCACTGGTTCCCGGCAGGACAACGATTCTTCGAGGCGGGATCCTCCGGCTCGGTCATCATCTCACCGGTTCCCCGCCGACGGGGGCGGGCCGCGCGTGGCGGCCCGGCGGGAGGCTCAGGTTGTTCGGTGTGCGGGGATGCGACCGGAGGCTGGGCCGGGGCAGGCGGTCGCCGCCGTCCCGGCCCGCGCTCGTCCGTGCCGCGCCGCTCTTCCTGATCGCGTGGCTCGCGCTGCTGGGCGCCGCGGGCGGGGCCGCCGCCGGCGACCTGATCCTCTGGGGCCTCGACCCGCTGCTGCGTTCCACCGACGATCCCCGCCTGCTGGGCGAGGACCGGCTCGTCCTGCGCGAACGGATGCTGGCGCTGGGGTTCGACCCCGTCGGGACGGATTCGCTGTCGCGTTTCGACCGCCGCCTGCGGTACCTCTCCGACGCCGCGGCGGGCGCCGACTGGAAGCGCCGCGTCACGGTGACC is a genomic window containing:
- a CDS encoding LptF/LptG family permease, yielding MILLQRHLLRATAGPFVFGFFVITFVLIIDNLYRYVDLFVTKGVPFVVATEVLLLSLGYTFALSVPMAVLIGVLMGIGQLATDHEITAMKASGVGLYAILRPLLFGAALVAAGLTAYNHYVFPESNHRLANLLYDIKHKRPMMEIREQMFTDLNDLTTIYVKEKNEKTNEILDIVLLERSGPGDTSPTMTTAARGLIVPLHDRNAMRIELYDGEIHDLPEDRDLSQYTITRFRRHDLQLADVERDLEDSGRTSRGDREMDFTALLGAAAEARRDREETMAGQRELAGGAAERQWLLLDAPARGGLTEAPSGGPADTRGRRLEMLRATRQEVQRVRRASEFQLSVLRSKQARENTFLVEFHKKLAIPAACVVFVLIGLPMAVTASRSGRGVSLTLALAFYLFYYLFLIGGEKMADRGRLDPALAMWAADGVLTAIGIPLLVHAARENAWGRRTRRP